One Glutamicibacter halophytocola DNA segment encodes these proteins:
- a CDS encoding nucleobase:cation symporter-2 family protein codes for MSATPDESTKAIRPEDAKLSVGKSFAYGLQHVLTMYGGIIAPPLIIGNAAGVSPAEIGLLVACCLFVGGLATILQTVGIPFFGAQLPLVQGTSFASVATMVAIVNGGGGIQAVFGAVLVAALIGFLIAPFFARIIRFFPPVVTGVVITMIGISLTPVAANWAMGGDAKADDYGSLSNIGLAAGTLLVVLLLSKVGNAAISRMSILLAIVLGTVAAALLGMADFSQVGNGAIFAFPQPLAFGMPVFEIGGIISMTIVVLVILTETTADILAVGEIAGSKIDSKRIANGLRADMASSAVAPIFNTFTQSAFAQNVGLVAITGITSRFVVAAGGGILVVLGLLPVLGRVVAAIPTPVLGGAGIVLFGTVAASGIRTLSKVKYDGMNLVIVAASIAFGCIPIVKTDFYAGFPTWFETIFHSGISSAAIMAVLLNLLFNEFTFGNTKNASVFSAAPPRMVKRDEICGLIEGDHFENGKLIDKEGYEIPVVSPDEFEKIQTGQIQMPLPKLNQPGLEH; via the coding sequence TTGAGCGCTACACCTGATGAATCTACCAAAGCCATCCGGCCTGAGGACGCAAAACTTTCCGTCGGGAAGAGTTTTGCCTATGGCTTGCAGCATGTTTTGACCATGTACGGCGGCATCATCGCCCCACCACTGATCATTGGCAACGCAGCTGGCGTCTCACCGGCAGAGATCGGTCTCTTGGTAGCGTGCTGCCTCTTCGTTGGCGGACTGGCCACTATTCTGCAAACCGTCGGCATCCCGTTCTTCGGAGCGCAACTGCCACTGGTTCAGGGCACGTCCTTCGCTTCCGTGGCCACGATGGTGGCCATCGTCAATGGTGGCGGGGGTATCCAGGCGGTCTTCGGCGCCGTGCTGGTCGCAGCGCTGATCGGCTTCCTCATCGCCCCGTTCTTCGCACGAATTATCCGTTTCTTCCCGCCGGTAGTCACCGGCGTGGTCATCACGATGATCGGCATCTCGCTGACCCCGGTGGCCGCCAACTGGGCCATGGGCGGGGACGCCAAGGCCGATGACTACGGTTCGTTGTCAAACATCGGGCTGGCCGCTGGAACGCTCCTGGTAGTCCTGCTGCTGTCCAAGGTCGGCAATGCCGCGATCTCCCGGATGTCGATCTTGCTGGCCATCGTGCTGGGCACGGTAGCTGCAGCGTTGCTGGGCATGGCGGATTTCTCCCAGGTCGGGAACGGCGCGATTTTCGCCTTCCCGCAGCCGCTGGCCTTCGGCATGCCGGTGTTTGAAATCGGCGGCATCATTTCCATGACCATCGTGGTGCTGGTGATTTTGACGGAAACGACCGCGGATATCCTCGCGGTGGGCGAGATTGCCGGGTCAAAGATTGATTCCAAGCGCATCGCCAACGGCCTTCGCGCCGATATGGCTTCCTCCGCTGTGGCACCGATCTTCAATACCTTCACCCAGTCGGCCTTCGCCCAGAATGTCGGACTGGTGGCCATCACCGGCATCACCAGTCGTTTCGTGGTGGCAGCCGGTGGCGGCATCCTGGTGGTGCTCGGACTGTTGCCGGTCCTCGGACGCGTGGTCGCGGCCATCCCGACTCCGGTGCTTGGCGGCGCAGGCATCGTGCTCTTCGGCACGGTAGCGGCCTCGGGAATCCGAACTTTGTCCAAGGTGAAGTACGACGGCATGAACCTGGTGATTGTCGCGGCCTCGATTGCCTTCGGCTGCATTCCAATCGTGAAAACTGACTTCTACGCAGGATTCCCGACTTGGTTTGAGACCATCTTCCATTCCGGAATTTCTTCAGCGGCCATCATGGCGGTACTCCTGAACTTGCTGTTCAACGAATTCACTTTCGGAAATACCAAGAATGCTTCGGTGTTCTCAGCGGCACCGCCGCGGATGGTCAAGCGGGACGAAATCTGTGGCTTGATCGAAGGAGATCATTTTGAAAACGGCAAGCTGATCGACAAGGAAGGCTACGAAATTCCTGTCGTCTCGCCGGATGAATTCGAGAAGATTCAAACCGGGCAAATCCAGATGCCCCTGCCAAAACTGAATCAGCCTGGCCTAGAGCACTGA
- a CDS encoding SDR family oxidoreductase, which produces MPQSSRPVEQGRTIVITGAGTGIGRATARLLLSQGWNVALAGRTKTTLEETAQSHPSALVHPADVTDPGAVDELFSAAQHRFGTVDVLFNNAGIFGPSVSIDELSPEQWDQVCQINLTGAINAARSAFAHFKANGGGRIINNGSISAQVPRVNSVAYTVTKHGIAGLTKALELDGRPHRIRATQVDIGNTASDLLDDFGANNGALQPSGQRIVEPTFPLEQAAEAIAYIAGVPLGTSINQFTITAGGMPYIGRG; this is translated from the coding sequence ATGCCCCAGTCCTCTCGCCCAGTTGAGCAAGGCCGCACAATCGTGATCACTGGCGCTGGCACGGGCATCGGCCGCGCCACGGCTCGCCTGCTCCTATCCCAGGGCTGGAATGTCGCTCTGGCGGGACGCACCAAGACCACCTTGGAAGAAACCGCGCAGTCCCATCCTTCGGCTTTGGTTCATCCCGCCGATGTCACCGATCCCGGCGCCGTCGATGAGCTGTTCTCGGCAGCACAACACCGTTTTGGAACTGTCGACGTGCTCTTTAATAACGCTGGCATCTTTGGCCCCTCGGTTTCCATAGACGAGTTGAGCCCTGAACAGTGGGATCAGGTGTGCCAGATCAATCTGACCGGAGCCATCAACGCCGCACGCAGCGCCTTTGCGCACTTCAAGGCCAACGGCGGTGGCCGCATCATCAACAACGGGTCGATTTCTGCACAGGTTCCACGGGTGAATTCGGTGGCCTACACGGTGACCAAGCACGGAATCGCGGGGCTAACGAAGGCCTTGGAACTTGATGGCCGCCCGCATCGGATCCGTGCCACTCAAGTGGATATCGGCAACACGGCCAGCGACTTGCTTGATGATTTCGGGGCGAATAACGGCGCCCTGCAGCCCAGCGGGCAACGGATTGTTGAACCGACATTCCCGTTGGAGCAGGCCGCCGAAGCCATCGCCTATATCGCCGGCGTGCCCCTGGGCACCTCAATCAACCAATTCACCATCACGGCCGGTGGCATGCCATACATTGGAAGAGGCTAG
- the uraH gene encoding hydroxyisourate hydrolase produces the protein MADGSAERSHITTHILDTGTGRPASGVKATLEAKTASGWQEIGTGSTDADGRIKNLGPIQVEEGRYRISFETGDYFGKQGTESFFPAVSIDFFVNNVDEHYHVPLLISPFAYSTYRGS, from the coding sequence ATGGCAGATGGCAGCGCAGAACGCAGTCACATCACCACCCACATACTCGACACCGGGACCGGGAGGCCTGCCTCCGGTGTCAAGGCCACGCTGGAAGCCAAGACGGCATCCGGCTGGCAAGAAATCGGAACAGGTTCAACCGATGCCGATGGACGCATCAAGAACCTTGGACCGATACAGGTTGAAGAAGGCCGCTACCGGATTTCCTTTGAAACCGGGGACTACTTCGGGAAGCAGGGAACGGAAAGCTTCTTCCCCGCGGTAAGCATCGATTTTTTCGTGAACAACGTCGATGAGCATTACCACGTACCTCTTCTTATCAGCCCGTTTGCCTATTCCACATACCGAGGGAGTTAG
- a CDS encoding alpha-galactosidase yields MSVLIDLGWQQLPSIVHWGASLGELNSHQARSLADANINHLTSNNQDLAVRADILGSQHAGWAGRPGLSGTRAGHDWSPQFTVSSATLETADAQKARLAGELTTAAAATLSVNASDTESGLELDVDIELTEQGVLRARGTLRNTEASAYQVHELGLLLPLPTNASEILDFAGHWGKERVPQRRELTIGTHLRENRKGRTGADSSYVLNVGEPGFNFASGELWGLHLGYSGNQRVWAEKLYDGNRALGASELLMPGEIELNQDESLSTPWIYGVYGDGLDDQAHRLHSWLRARPAHPRRARPVTLNVWEAVYFDHDETKLKLLADRAAELGVERYVLDDGWFGSRRDDTSGLGDWTVSPEVWPQGLNTLIEHVTSLGMEFGLWFEPEMVNVDSEVARSHPEWIMAPSGRLPHESRNQQVLNLAIEEAYAHVRDQMVAVLEAHDIAYIKWDHNRDLLEAGNQLTGKASVHAQTQAAYRLMAELKERFPELEIESCSSGGARVDLGVLEYTDRVWASDDIDPFERQQIHRWTQQLIPAELMGSHVASGASHTTHRNHSLHYRAGTAFWGHMGIEWDLTEADLEDMQELRAWIEFHKQHRELLHTGRLVRVDQFDSSLDIHGVVSQDRTEALFAVVSLALADTDPIGKFRFAGLDNSLNYEIVDVTPGFPASAEYQKRHPQSAHRELNMRLPGWWPVEEPATLNGAGLQKAGVFSPWLNPESLRILHLRAISNEGSK; encoded by the coding sequence GTGTCAGTGCTGATCGATCTTGGCTGGCAACAACTGCCATCCATCGTTCATTGGGGCGCCAGCCTCGGAGAGCTGAATTCCCATCAGGCTCGCAGCCTCGCTGACGCCAACATCAACCACCTCACCTCGAACAACCAGGACCTGGCGGTGCGCGCAGACATCCTCGGCTCCCAGCACGCCGGCTGGGCAGGACGCCCCGGGCTCAGTGGCACCCGGGCAGGCCATGACTGGTCGCCACAGTTCACTGTTTCTTCGGCAACGCTCGAAACCGCAGATGCGCAAAAGGCCCGCCTGGCCGGAGAGCTGACCACCGCTGCTGCCGCCACGTTGAGCGTCAACGCCTCGGACACCGAGTCCGGACTTGAGCTGGACGTTGATATCGAACTCACCGAACAGGGAGTCCTCAGGGCCCGTGGGACGTTGCGCAATACCGAAGCCAGCGCGTATCAGGTCCATGAGCTTGGGCTGCTGCTCCCACTGCCTACCAATGCCAGCGAAATCCTCGACTTCGCCGGCCACTGGGGCAAAGAACGCGTTCCACAACGTCGCGAACTCACCATCGGCACCCACCTGCGCGAAAACCGGAAGGGGCGCACCGGAGCCGACTCCAGCTATGTGCTGAACGTTGGAGAACCAGGGTTCAATTTTGCCAGCGGAGAGCTTTGGGGCCTGCACCTGGGATATTCAGGCAATCAGCGCGTGTGGGCCGAAAAACTCTACGATGGCAACCGCGCGCTTGGCGCCAGCGAATTGCTGATGCCCGGAGAAATCGAGCTCAACCAGGACGAGAGCCTGAGCACCCCGTGGATCTACGGTGTCTACGGCGACGGCTTGGATGATCAGGCCCACCGGCTGCACAGCTGGCTGCGCGCCCGCCCCGCGCACCCGCGTCGCGCCCGTCCAGTCACACTCAATGTCTGGGAAGCGGTGTACTTCGACCACGACGAAACCAAGCTCAAGCTGCTGGCTGATCGCGCTGCGGAACTTGGCGTAGAACGCTATGTACTTGATGACGGCTGGTTCGGCTCACGCCGGGATGACACCTCAGGCCTCGGCGACTGGACCGTGTCACCCGAGGTATGGCCGCAGGGCCTGAACACCTTGATTGAGCACGTCACCTCCTTGGGCATGGAGTTCGGCCTGTGGTTTGAACCAGAAATGGTCAACGTGGATTCCGAGGTTGCCCGCAGCCATCCCGAATGGATCATGGCGCCCAGCGGCCGGCTTCCGCATGAAAGCCGAAACCAGCAAGTGCTGAACCTGGCCATTGAAGAAGCCTACGCGCACGTGCGCGACCAGATGGTTGCCGTACTTGAGGCCCACGACATTGCCTACATCAAGTGGGACCACAACCGCGATTTGCTTGAAGCCGGCAATCAGCTCACTGGCAAGGCATCTGTGCATGCCCAGACCCAGGCCGCGTACCGGCTGATGGCCGAGCTCAAGGAACGCTTCCCCGAGCTGGAAATCGAATCCTGCTCCTCAGGCGGCGCCCGCGTGGATCTCGGAGTCCTGGAATACACGGACCGCGTCTGGGCATCTGACGACATTGATCCATTCGAGCGCCAGCAGATCCACCGTTGGACCCAGCAGCTGATCCCCGCAGAACTCATGGGGTCGCATGTTGCCTCGGGCGCATCGCACACCACCCACCGCAATCACAGCTTGCACTACCGTGCCGGCACCGCATTCTGGGGACATATGGGCATCGAGTGGGACCTGACAGAAGCTGATCTGGAGGACATGCAGGAACTGCGAGCCTGGATTGAATTCCACAAGCAGCATCGCGAGCTGCTGCACACCGGGCGCCTCGTGCGCGTTGACCAGTTCGATTCCTCTTTGGACATCCACGGAGTCGTCAGCCAAGACCGCACCGAAGCGCTCTTTGCCGTCGTGAGCCTGGCCCTGGCGGACACGGATCCCATCGGGAAGTTCAGATTTGCCGGGCTGGATAACTCCTTGAACTACGAAATCGTCGACGTCACACCCGGATTCCCGGCGAGCGCCGAGTACCAGAAGCGCCACCCGCAGTCCGCTCACCGCGAATTGAACATGCGTTTGCCAGGCTGGTGGCCAGTGGAGGAACCAGCCACGCTCAATGGAGCAGGGCTGCAAAAAGCCGGAGTCTTCAGCCCCTGGCTCAACCCAGAATCACTGCGCATCCTGCACCTGCGCGCCATCAGCAATGAAGGATCCAAATGA
- a CDS encoding MarR family winged helix-turn-helix transcriptional regulator, giving the protein MDSAILPEDDLLKLEKQVCFGLAVASRTVISAYKPVLDPLGLTHPQYLVMLALWDSGPMSARELSEQLHLDPGTLSPLVKRLEAAGLVDKSKNPQDERAVILQPTGKGAELRKEALKVPLQMMSRLELSEKDVVELRGILDRLIAAGVNAPKE; this is encoded by the coding sequence GTGGACAGCGCTATTCTTCCGGAGGATGATCTTCTCAAGCTGGAAAAGCAGGTGTGCTTTGGTTTGGCGGTTGCCTCTCGAACGGTGATCTCTGCCTATAAGCCCGTGCTGGATCCACTGGGCCTGACCCACCCGCAGTACCTGGTGATGCTGGCGCTGTGGGATTCTGGCCCGATGAGCGCCCGTGAACTGAGCGAGCAGTTGCACCTGGATCCTGGAACACTGTCTCCGCTGGTCAAGCGGTTGGAGGCCGCCGGCCTGGTGGACAAATCCAAAAATCCGCAGGACGAGCGCGCAGTCATCCTCCAGCCCACTGGTAAGGGTGCTGAACTTCGCAAGGAGGCGCTGAAAGTTCCGCTGCAGATGATGTCTCGACTCGAGCTCTCAGAGAAGGACGTTGTTGAGCTCAGGGGCATCCTGGACCGCCTGATCGCCGCTGGCGTCAATGCGCCGAAGGAGTAG
- the pucL gene encoding factor-independent urate hydroxylase: protein MTTEITAPAQTKIVLGSNQYGKAEVRLVKITRDTARHQIQDLNVTSQLHGDFTAAHQDGDNGRVVATDTQKNTVYGLARNGVGAIEEFLVQLGEHFTGEFDWITGGRWAAQQFFWDRINDHDHAFSQNKSEVRTAVLEIDAQGKKSIVAGLEDLTVLKSTGSEFHGFPRDKYTTLKETTDRILATDVTARWRYTEEAVTEGIDFDGVYASVRNLLLTHFAQTHSYALQQTMFQMGQAVLEAHPEIAEIKMSLPNKHHFLVDLEAFGQDNPNEVFFAADRPYGLIEATITREGTEANHPIWANIPAFI, encoded by the coding sequence ATGACTACCGAAATCACCGCCCCAGCTCAGACCAAGATCGTGCTCGGATCCAACCAGTACGGCAAGGCGGAAGTTCGCCTGGTCAAGATCACCCGGGACACCGCGCGCCATCAGATCCAGGACCTGAACGTCACCAGCCAGTTGCACGGCGACTTCACCGCCGCGCATCAGGACGGCGACAACGGCCGTGTCGTCGCCACCGACACCCAGAAGAACACCGTCTACGGGCTGGCCCGCAACGGCGTTGGAGCCATCGAGGAGTTCCTGGTGCAGCTCGGCGAGCACTTCACCGGAGAATTCGACTGGATCACCGGAGGCCGCTGGGCAGCCCAGCAGTTCTTCTGGGACCGCATCAACGACCACGACCACGCCTTCTCGCAGAACAAGTCCGAGGTCCGCACCGCAGTGCTGGAAATCGACGCGCAGGGCAAGAAGTCGATCGTTGCTGGTCTTGAAGACCTCACGGTCTTGAAGTCCACTGGCAGCGAATTCCACGGCTTCCCACGGGACAAGTACACCACCCTGAAGGAAACCACCGACCGCATCCTTGCCACCGACGTGACCGCACGCTGGCGCTACACCGAGGAGGCTGTCACCGAAGGCATCGACTTCGACGGAGTATATGCCTCGGTGCGCAACCTGCTGCTGACCCACTTCGCGCAGACTCACTCCTACGCACTGCAGCAGACCATGTTCCAGATGGGCCAGGCAGTGCTTGAAGCCCATCCGGAAATCGCTGAGATCAAGATGTCCCTGCCGAACAAGCACCACTTCCTCGTGGATCTGGAAGCCTTCGGCCAGGACAACCCCAACGAGGTCTTCTTCGCTGCCGATCGTCCCTACGGTTTGATCGAAGCGACCATCACCCGTGAAGGCACCGAGGCGAATCACCCAATCTGGGCCAATATCCCGGCATTTATCTAA
- a CDS encoding ABC transporter substrate-binding protein, translating into MKPTQLRSSTRGRRMAAVLATAALALTGCAADVENSSSSNTIDYWLWDTSQLPAYQKCATQFEKENPELKVKITQYGWDDYWSKLTASFIAGTGPDAFTNHVSKYPQFVSLDVLAPLDGFKDIQGVDQGAFQDGLKDLWTGQDGKQYGMPKDWDTIAVYYNEKIFAEAGVKAEDVSNSQWSPSDGGSFEKLVAHLSIDANGVRGDEPGFDKNNVKVYGLGLSSAGGDNAGQSQWAGFAATNGWQATNQPLWGTHYNYDDPKIHETLDWYFGLSDKGFMPRYGQFNSADGVIGQVTSGSVAMVTDGAWMNASYASGETKIGAARLPKGPDGTSKSAINGLADSVVKSSDNPEAASRWVAYMAGEKCQTIVAKAGVVFPSRRDATEITSKIYAEQGLDPEAFTGPVKEGNTFYLPVTDYGADVTALIIPAMEDLWANRKPASTLDKTNDAINNVFIN; encoded by the coding sequence ATGAAACCCACTCAACTTCGTTCCTCCACCCGCGGACGCCGTATGGCTGCGGTGCTCGCCACCGCTGCGTTGGCTCTGACAGGATGCGCAGCTGACGTCGAGAATTCTTCGTCCTCCAACACCATCGACTACTGGCTGTGGGACACCAGCCAGCTGCCGGCGTACCAAAAATGCGCCACCCAGTTTGAAAAGGAGAATCCCGAGCTGAAGGTCAAGATCACCCAGTACGGCTGGGATGACTACTGGAGCAAGCTCACCGCGAGCTTCATTGCCGGCACAGGACCCGACGCCTTTACCAACCACGTGTCGAAGTATCCGCAATTCGTTTCGCTGGATGTTCTGGCTCCCCTCGATGGTTTCAAGGACATCCAAGGGGTGGACCAAGGCGCCTTCCAGGACGGGCTCAAGGACCTGTGGACCGGGCAAGACGGCAAGCAGTACGGCATGCCCAAGGATTGGGACACCATCGCCGTGTACTACAACGAGAAGATCTTCGCCGAAGCCGGTGTTAAGGCTGAAGATGTCTCTAATTCCCAATGGAGCCCGTCCGACGGCGGCAGTTTTGAGAAGCTCGTTGCACACTTGAGCATTGACGCGAATGGAGTGCGCGGCGACGAGCCAGGCTTCGACAAGAACAACGTCAAGGTGTACGGCCTCGGGCTGTCCAGCGCCGGCGGGGATAACGCTGGACAATCGCAGTGGGCCGGCTTCGCGGCTACCAATGGGTGGCAAGCAACAAACCAGCCGTTGTGGGGAACCCACTACAACTACGATGATCCAAAAATCCATGAGACCCTCGACTGGTATTTCGGCCTCTCAGACAAGGGGTTCATGCCACGCTACGGCCAGTTCAACTCTGCCGATGGCGTGATCGGACAGGTTACCTCTGGTTCGGTTGCCATGGTCACCGATGGGGCCTGGATGAACGCCTCGTATGCCTCGGGTGAAACGAAGATCGGCGCAGCCCGTTTGCCCAAGGGCCCGGATGGGACGAGCAAGTCCGCCATCAACGGCCTCGCCGACTCAGTGGTGAAAAGCAGCGACAATCCTGAAGCCGCGTCTCGTTGGGTGGCCTATATGGCCGGTGAGAAATGCCAAACCATCGTTGCCAAGGCGGGCGTTGTTTTCCCCTCGCGGCGGGATGCAACTGAGATAACTTCGAAGATCTATGCGGAACAGGGATTGGATCCAGAGGCATTTACCGGTCCTGTGAAAGAAGGCAATACGTTCTACTTGCCAGTGACCGATTATGGCGCCGATGTGACCGCCCTGATCATTCCGGCGATGGAGGATCTATGGGCCAATCGCAAGCCGGCGTCCACGTTGGACAAGACCAATGACGCCATAAACAACGTGTTCATCAACTGA
- a CDS encoding SRPBCC family protein encodes MESMTELVIARQFSAPKTAVWAAFVEPEIIAQWWGPQGWAVNEESVVFEAKVGGRHELEMVQIENPEAKVPLKAVLTSFDEYECLVSADGPHEMTLDLVIETRIEFKEFAGQTMLTLTQGPLPYEVVDSSTKAWHSALGKLEALLAEYF; translated from the coding sequence ATGGAATCGATGACTGAACTGGTGATTGCACGACAGTTTTCCGCCCCGAAAACCGCCGTGTGGGCAGCCTTCGTAGAACCCGAAATCATTGCCCAATGGTGGGGGCCACAGGGGTGGGCCGTCAATGAGGAATCGGTTGTTTTTGAAGCAAAGGTCGGCGGCCGTCATGAACTGGAAATGGTTCAGATCGAAAACCCGGAGGCCAAGGTTCCACTCAAGGCCGTGCTGACTTCCTTCGATGAATACGAGTGCCTGGTCAGCGCCGATGGCCCGCATGAGATGACTCTTGACCTGGTCATTGAGACTCGTATCGAATTCAAGGAGTTTGCGGGACAGACCATGCTGACCCTGACCCAGGGACCGCTGCCCTATGAAGTAGTTGATTCCAGCACCAAGGCTTGGCATTCCGCCTTGGGCAAGCTTGAAGCGCTGCTGGCCGAGTACTTCTAG
- the uraD gene encoding 2-oxo-4-hydroxy-4-carboxy-5-ureidoimidazoline decarboxylase, producing the protein MKRADHPMHLDAFNELSAAEAEALLRPCVDADRWIHELISARPFATPDELTSYALNGIAPFDPQELDAALAQHPRIGERAEGKSKEADLSRGEQASLNLDDDAAARLKVANRNYEQRFDRVFLIRAAGRSTEEILAECERRLDNDEATELAEVATQLREIAVLRLNDLLTK; encoded by the coding sequence ATGAAAAGAGCTGATCACCCGATGCACCTCGACGCATTCAACGAACTCTCCGCAGCTGAAGCCGAAGCCCTTCTTCGACCCTGCGTTGATGCAGACCGTTGGATCCACGAACTGATCTCGGCTCGTCCCTTCGCAACTCCGGACGAGCTAACTTCTTATGCCTTGAACGGCATCGCCCCCTTTGATCCGCAGGAGCTGGACGCCGCTTTGGCGCAGCACCCCCGCATCGGTGAACGTGCCGAGGGCAAAAGCAAAGAAGCAGATCTTTCTCGTGGTGAGCAGGCCTCGCTGAACCTGGACGACGATGCCGCCGCGCGCTTGAAGGTGGCAAACCGGAACTACGAACAGCGATTCGACCGCGTGTTCCTCATCCGTGCCGCGGGTCGCAGCACCGAAGAAATCCTGGCCGAATGCGAACGCCGACTGGACAACGACGAAGCAACCGAACTTGCCGAAGTCGCCACGCAGCTGCGCGAAATCGCGGTCCTTCGGCTCAACGACCTCCTTACCAAATAA
- a CDS encoding carbohydrate ABC transporter permease, protein MTTTTARRAAMDVAPKPTKNRRKVSPGRIVAWAVMILVIIVTLFPFYWMLRTALSTNPGLQANPASWLPPEFTLGAFERVLGLQDTEQAIAEGGSGTQLNFWRYLLNSVFVSTLITVCQLAFSAMAAFAFSRLTWPGRDKVFAIFIGGLMVPSIFTLLPNFVLIKQLGLIDNLVGIALPTMFMTPFAVFFFRQFFLNVPKEIEEAALLDGVSKVGIFFRVVLPMSSSPIATLGILTYITSWNDYFWPLMVSYTDSSRVLTVALGVFRSQSPQSGTDWAGLMAATLIAALPMIVLFGVFAKRIVNSIGFSGIK, encoded by the coding sequence ATGACAACGACAACAGCTCGACGCGCAGCGATGGATGTGGCACCAAAGCCTACAAAAAATCGCCGGAAGGTCTCACCGGGACGAATTGTGGCCTGGGCGGTCATGATCCTGGTCATTATCGTCACCCTGTTCCCCTTCTATTGGATGCTGCGCACCGCACTGTCCACCAATCCCGGGCTGCAGGCCAATCCGGCTTCCTGGTTGCCGCCAGAATTCACCCTGGGCGCCTTTGAACGGGTATTGGGCCTGCAGGACACGGAGCAGGCAATTGCTGAAGGCGGGTCGGGCACGCAGCTGAATTTCTGGCGGTACCTGTTGAACTCGGTATTTGTTTCAACACTTATCACCGTGTGCCAGTTGGCGTTCTCCGCGATGGCAGCCTTCGCTTTTTCCCGCTTGACCTGGCCTGGACGAGACAAGGTTTTTGCCATTTTCATCGGCGGCCTGATGGTTCCCTCGATTTTCACCCTGCTGCCAAACTTTGTCTTGATCAAGCAACTAGGCCTGATCGACAACCTTGTGGGCATTGCGCTGCCCACCATGTTCATGACCCCTTTTGCGGTATTTTTCTTCCGGCAGTTCTTCCTGAATGTGCCCAAGGAAATCGAAGAGGCTGCTTTGCTTGATGGAGTCTCCAAGGTGGGGATCTTCTTCCGCGTGGTTCTTCCGATGTCCAGTTCGCCAATTGCCACCCTGGGAATCCTGACTTACATCACTTCGTGGAATGACTACTTCTGGCCCTTGATGGTCTCGTACACGGATTCGTCGCGGGTGCTCACCGTCGCCTTGGGCGTCTTCCGTTCTCAGTCTCCGCAATCGGGAACTGACTGGGCCGGGCTTATGGCTGCAACGCTCATCGCGGCACTGCCAATGATTGTTCTCTTCGGCGTCTTCGCCAAGCGCATCGTTAACTCCATCGGCTTCAGCGGCATCAAATAG
- a CDS encoding carbohydrate ABC transporter permease: protein MSSTAPYRSLGAAKRSRRSRQDLRLALIFLTPAAIGFLVFLVWPTLRGIWLSFTSYNLLTPAEFVGFSNYTRMFGDPVFWQSMRVTVEYVVINIGLQTAVALVIALLMHRLTQSTILRGIVLMPYLVSNVVTAIVFLWVLDVQFGVANQILEWIGVDKIGFLSDETWAIPTIALINVWRHVGYTALLIFAGLQMLPNDVFEAAKLDGAGEFRSFFSITVPLLRPILALVLIMTVIGSFQVFDTVAVTTGGGPANATNVLQLYIYDVAFGRFQFGYASAMSVALLLVLGIITFIQFRLTRAGSSDMN, encoded by the coding sequence ATGAGTTCCACCGCCCCCTACCGTTCATTGGGCGCCGCAAAGCGCAGCCGCCGTTCGCGCCAGGACTTGCGCCTGGCCCTGATCTTCCTGACTCCAGCAGCCATTGGCTTTCTCGTGTTTCTGGTCTGGCCAACCCTGCGGGGAATCTGGCTCAGCTTCACCTCCTACAACTTGCTGACCCCCGCCGAATTTGTCGGTTTCTCCAACTACACGCGCATGTTCGGCGACCCCGTATTTTGGCAATCCATGCGGGTCACCGTCGAATATGTGGTGATCAATATTGGCTTGCAGACAGCGGTCGCACTGGTCATTGCGCTGCTCATGCACCGATTAACGCAGTCCACAATTCTGCGCGGCATCGTGCTCATGCCCTACCTGGTGTCCAACGTGGTCACGGCGATCGTCTTCTTGTGGGTATTGGATGTCCAGTTTGGTGTAGCCAACCAGATTCTCGAGTGGATTGGCGTGGACAAGATTGGCTTCCTCTCCGATGAAACCTGGGCGATTCCAACCATCGCGTTGATCAACGTATGGCGCCACGTCGGCTACACGGCGCTGTTGATCTTTGCCGGTCTGCAGATGCTGCCCAACGATGTTTTTGAAGCAGCCAAGCTAGACGGAGCCGGCGAATTCCGGTCCTTCTTCTCGATAACAGTGCCGCTGCTTCGCCCCATCCTTGCACTGGTGCTCATCATGACGGTCATCGGCTCCTTCCAGGTATTCGACACAGTCGCGGTGACCACCGGGGGCGGTCCGGCCAACGCCACCAACGTCCTGCAGCTCTACATCTATGACGTTGCCTTCGGACGTTTCCAGTTTGGATATGCCTCGGCCATGTCTGTAGCCCTGCTTCTCGTGCTTGGCATCATCACCTTCATCCAATTCCGCTTGACCCGCGCCGGGTCTAGCGACATGAACTAA